The nucleotide window ATCCTTATTCACTGGGTCTGCTGAGGGGGTCCTAGTAGTGCTTACCACCATTCTAGAAAATAGAACAGATGAGGTCATAGCACCATCTGTAGGTCCCAACCAGGAAGACAGTTTTAGAATCTTCAATCTGATTCTCCCAGGCATTTTAGGGGTCAACGTGGTAAATAATTTGAAATCCAGAGAAGAATAACTAACATCTATCGCGTGCTTATTCTGTGGCAACCACTATGCTAAGCTCTTTAAACACAGTATTTCTTTTAGTCGCCATAGTAACCCAATGACGTTTTAATGTTGAAGAACCGGAAGTTTAGTTAGGAGAAGTCACTTGACCAAGATCACACACATGATGGCAAAGTGGTGAATCCAGAGTTAGAAGCCAGACAGTAGAACTCCAGAGCCTAGGCTTTCAACCATCACCCTGGATATCTTAATACGTCATCTACAAAGAAATGGTATTACCTGACTATCAGTTCTGCTGAGGCCTGCTAAATGCTTGCAGGGCAGAGATTTTAGGTGATGATTACTGAATATATTAGAGACACTTTCTTCTTGAGAAATTTCATTTGCTAATTTATGGACTTTTCTCTTTAAGAATTTGCTAACCCCACACTTCCCCCAACCCCACATCCTCCAACTAGGAAAGTTTACTGCCTCTACCTTTCTGACTTTTTAAGGCAGGCTCTGTTAACGCCCTATGTAATGGGCTGAGGGTCAGAGCTTGGAATTGCCCTGCTACCATGTGGAGAGAGGTTGAACGCTTTAGTAAGAGAGGAGCAAGATCTGCTTTGGGGAAAAGGAAAACGTTCTCCTCGTTTTTCACTCATCCTTATCATAATTAAGGATTGTTGCTGTTCCTCATTAGGCTTGGGATGGGTGTAGGTAGAATACAAACCTATCTTTTTCCCCTGGACACCAATTAGGTTTCTTTGTCAAAATCTCATCAATTTGTTCTATACTATAATacagatccagggcttccctggtggcgcagtggttgagggtccgcctgccagtgcaggtgacacgggttcgagctctggtccgggaagatcccacatgctgcggagcggctgagcctatGCACCACGgtggctgagcctgcgctctggagtctgtgagccacaactgctgagcccacatgccacaactgctgaggcccgcacacctggagcccgtgctctgcaacaagagaggccaccacagtgagaaggggGCCTGCACGTGGCAGCGGGGAcacaacatagccaaaaataaataaaataaaacaagtaaataaataaaggagaagaagaaaaaaagaaaatgcatcgttttaaaataaattaaaaaaaatacagatccagcgtaaccaaaaaaaaatacaaacccaaAACTTCAAACTGCTAACTCTCACTCTGCATCCATTTCTCtccaaaagaataaatatgatgtaaaactgtattaaaagatataacattaaaatatatagtacCCATATATGGGCATAGCAAGGATCAGTAGCTTAATATCACACATGAACCCATGAAGCAAAAAGAGTTTAATGAAATTTGCTCAGGCTGTAAGAACCAGAATAATAATTCATAAGCAGTGTCttaaaatttcagaggaaaactGTTAGTACTTGAAGCAATATTAATGCAGCTCAGTGCAAATTAGTAATTAAGGCAGTTTGTTATATTAAGTAAAATAGTGACAAGTGATGATTTATATCTGTCTTTTGTGATTTTCATTATTTCAGgatcaggaataaaaacacatcaCTTTTGAATCTAGagacaattctttttaaaaaaaaaaaattcactagcaactttcttttttaattttattttttttgcggtacacgggcctctcactgttgtggcctctcccgttgcggagcacaggctccggacacgcaggatcagcggccatggctcacgggcccagccgctccgcggcatgtgggattttcccggaccggggcacgaacccgtgtcctctgcatcggcaggcggactctcaaccactgcgccaccagggaagccctagagacaattcttaattttatataaCTGTTTATGCAATTTCTGGATTATCAAGGCCTTTGATTTTCCTTGGTTTGGCTGATTATCTTTTCACTGTTTATTAACACTCCCACCAGAAGGCGGAGAACAGAgcagagaggctgggaagtccacaTAACCTGAACGTCACTGTCTGCAAAAGTGGCTTTTGTAAGAGCTGGACCTGGGAGAGAAAGGCAAGGAAGAGAGTGAAATGAATGGCCTGAGAGTGTTGAGAAGAGACTGCAGGAGGACAAGAGTGGGAGCagaaagaccagttaggaggttatTTCAATCATCTAGGCGAGAGGTGATGGAGGCTTAGAGCAGGCTGGTAGCTGggagatggttaaaaaaaaaagtggttgagTATATTTTGAAGATGGTAGAAAGATAAGAGTCAAAGGATGAGGCCAGGGTTTTGGGGCTGACTGGGGAGAAAGATCAggaatatagttttaaatatattaatctcGAGATATTAATAAAGTGTTGACTTGGCATTCCCCAGTCAAAATTTTCAGGACAAATAGTTGCTGGGGCCAGTTGACAAGAGTGACATTGAGGCATACCCCCCTCCCCTTACCTAGCCTTTTCCTCAATAGTGTATACAGTGCAGAACTGCCTGCAAAATATTATCTAAAATCCAGTTTCAAATGAAGAGATAGTGTATCAAGAAATCAAGATCTATCTTGAAGATAGATAAACACTCTGCCCTCCATATTCACGGTTTCACATTCACGATTTTCAGTCTTCTCTGGGGTTGGTAGAATCTGCGGATGTGGAACCCGTGGATACGGGAGGTCCTCTGGgctacaggatttttttttgttgcggagcacaggcttcggacgcgcaggcccagcggccatggctcacgggcccagccgctccgtggcatgtgggatcctcgcggaccggggcacgatcccgtgtcccctgcatcggcaggcggactctcaaccactgcgccaccagggaagccctgggctacagatttttatataagggacttgagcttCCATGAATTTGGTATCAGCCGGGGTGTTAGAACCAATtcctctgccccctggtggatacTGAGGGACATCTATATACCATTCCATTTAAATCGACCCTCCTTTTCAATACACTTCTCATTGAAGTTATTTTCTCTTCCAACTTTgacttcttttctcttccctcttgggatGATGATACCATACCACCTTAATGGTAAAGCTTGGGGTCATCAGCATTTTTCAGTTCATCAGATCACTTTCCCACAATCATTATCTTAACGTTCTCCAATCTCAAATAATGAACTTTTCCTTATGCTCTAAGCATAGTTCTtcacttgtgtttttttttttccttgttaaacttgtctgtctccctcaccaGACTCTGAGTTCTTTGTCCAGGGAATTATAgtagttctttataaatttttattgaagtcaggaataaatgaataaatggtttCAAGCTATCAGGCTTTTCTACCTTTCTGGATTTGGGTCCCACAATCCTCTCTCTCGAATATTCTCTCTCCTGATGTTAAGGCCAAGACTAGACTGATTTTCATTAATGCTTGAGTAATAAGTGTTTCTACTATTTAGACCCACCTATATTATTAAGCACCCATTTTTCATACAAGAGTTGGTTGGAGACTTACACGATCTTCTGTTTGTGAGTTCTCCACTTCTGCTGCCTTCATCActataggaaaataataataccatgttttatagctttcaaacttttttcaaGCATAGTATCTTGTTGTATCCTGACAGGAATGAGAGTTGGAAAAGGCATACCTCACCACAGGCATATCTGAGTTGATTTCTCTCCTTTTATATCCCTTCAATTTATTCTTTTGGACTTTTGATCCCAAAGTAGTTTGAAGAAAAAACCATCCCTGTTATGTTTTGACATGcttcctttgagaagataacttCAAAGGGTAATATAGAGTTCTAGATAGGAAACAATAATTTTGTACAGTTTCTATAAAGGGCTATTGTTTATCAAAGATCCTTCATGATGTAAGAGCTCACAGTAAGTGCTCTATAAAGTTTAGTTTCCATATTTTCTCAAAACAATCTCTACCTTTTGATCACAGGTTAGTCTTTTCCTCCCCAAGTCACTCTACCTCTCCTTGGGCtctgctgctgcagctccagggtCAATGGACCTGCCTAGCTCTCTTGTGCCATTTGGCCAAGGACGGTAATCCTAGTGACCCTGGGATTAGACCTGGTGGGTGAATCAGTTGTCCCTCTCAGCTACCTGTTTTACAACCTGGAGAAAAAAAGCCTCCCTAtctctgttttcctctgagtttggGAGACTATTTCTGCAGTGCTTTGTGACATGGCTCTAGGGCCTCAGAGGCTGTAATTTCTCCATTGTAACAGAGGGAACCAATGCACCCTCTAAATTTAAGTTCCTCCCAGATCTCTTGAGTCACCAGTAGCCTCTAGTCCATTAAGATTTCAAATTCAAATATTTGGAGGTGATGGAATTCCCTGTCATATCTGGCTCACACTGACTTTCCCGAAAGTGCCTGCAAGATGCATCCTGCACCACATTATCCTCCTCCATCTGAAGGGCAGTAAACTTGAACAGGAAAAGAAGTGTGATTGAGGTCCCTCAGATACCACAAGGGGACAGAATACCTGGAGGAGATATTTAGTAGTATCAAGAAACACAGTTAGTTATCTGTAGCATCTTTGCAGTCCACTGAGGAGGAGTCATGATGAGATGATAAGAAGGTTCTATTTTGTTCTAGTGGGCACTCTAAGTCTAAGCATCGGTAAGTGAAAAGAGCAAATCTTACTGAGAGCCCACTGTGTCTCAGGTACTTCATAAGATAATCtacatttgttgttttatttaattataacaaAGCAGATATTTCATCCCATCTTAAAATTAGGCAAGGAAACAAGGTCTAAGAGAGTTTGGCTAGTTTACTCAGGGACACATAGACAGTAAGTGGTAGACTGAAATCAGGTCTGACTCTGAAGCTAGGGCTTGGTCTCTAGACCTATAGAAAAAGGACCAGTCAGAGGGCCTGGCTCAGCCTCCTTCTAAAGCTGCTTGTGACATTGACAGGGATGTGGGAATTGGAAAGGTGGGAAATGTCATGACAGACCACCAATTGGTCCACTTACTTCAGGGTGTAGAACAAGGAAATGAGAACAAAGTCTCTTGAAATACCAGGAAGAAATGGGTTCTATTATAGGAATCCTCAAGTGGCCAAAGTTTATGACAATCATTGTGCCTTAGTCAGttcaagctgctataacaaataaccacagactgggtggcttaaacaacaatttatttcttatgattctgggggctggaagtctgagatcagggtgccagcatagtCAGGTTCTTAGTGAAGGCCCTCTTCTTGGTTTATAAACTGCCAAATTCTTGTTGTACCCTCACACAAtggaaagcagaaagagaaagcaagctctCTTGTATCTCTTCTTATGAGGGCGCTAATCCtatcatgagggttccaccctcatgacctaattacctcccaaagtccttatctccaaatactatcacactgATGACtggggtttcaacatatgaatttgggggcacaCAGACATTCAATCCATAGCACACTGCAAAGAGATATTAttcaggagagaagaaagaacaggtTAGAGAGGGACAGTAGATTCCTTACAGTTAGAGCCTGCAATTCCAAGTGAGCCTCTGGTATTTCCTGCCGTTTACCAGCGACGTGGAAAGAAAAGGATCTAATCAGAAAGACAATAGGAGTAAGGAaagtaaagggaaaaaggaaatctACAAGGTGATCTTGCAAGaaaatttacagaagagaaaattaaaatatctaataaaagTATGAAAAAGGTGTACActactaacaacaacaaaaaataaaaactagggcttccctggtggcacactggttgagagtctgcctgccaatgcaggggacgcgggttcgtgctccggtcctggaggatcccacgtgccgctgggcctgtgagctgtggctgctgagccgctgagcctgtgagtccggagcctgtgctccgcagggggagaggccacaacagtgagaggcccacatactgcaaaaaaataaataaataaaataaataaaaataaataaaaactatatcaaaatatcatttattacttataaaattaaaaagaaaaaattttaatcataatACTTTATAATGATATGGGTATGGTAAGTTACACACTCTGACTGCTAATTAGAGCATAAATGTATACAACTAGTCTACAAAGCAATTTTTCAACAATGTTAAATTTTGCAGACATTAATTTATTCCTTTCTAGTTTAGTTTTTTCACTGCTACATTATAAATTACTCCACaacttagcaacttaaaacaacaataaacattttttgtcaTAATTTCTGCAGGATTGAATTCAGAAGTGGCTTAGATAGGTGGTTCTAGCTTAGGGGTCTCTCCAGAGTTTGCAGTCAGGATTTCAGCCAGAGCTACAGTCATTTGAAGACTTGCCTGGGACTGGATGCTTTTTGTTGAGGCAGCCACAGGCAAAGTAGACTaagaggagacagaggcctgAGCGTCCAGAATTATAGCCACTAGTGCCCATAGGTGTGGAAGTGGTGTTAAACCCTTTCCTTTAGTAACTGGGATATTTCCTCTGGGATCCCGGCTATGAGAATGTAGGCGGGGTTTTATTTTCCTAGGTTCCCAGTGCTGAGGTGAGGTGCCTCAACAAGAAAAAGGATCAGTTTTAATTCAGGTGACGTTGTGTGAAAGCGGTTTACATTGGGCGTGGAACAGTGAGAACCCAAGAAAGTTTCACAACTCTCAACCTCTGTCCCTTCCTCCAAACCTTAATTCCTCTAATCAACTCTAGACCCCGCCCCTTCTGGGCCCGCCTCCTTCAGCCTGCAGGATTGGCTCTTCCTCCATTTCCGGCTTCTGggaccaccccaccccacccccccacccccacccccacccccagcaactACGGTTTCCGGTGTCATGGCGGCCCGAGATCCCGGCAGTCGGTGAGGCGGCTGCAGGCCCCTCCCTGCGGAGCCGCTGGTCCGGCGGGCGGGGATGTGACCGCGGGCCCTGCCGGCCTGCCCTGGGCGTCGCGTCAACTCCGTGTCAGCGCCCTCAGTCCGCACCGATGGCGGGATCCGGCTGCGCGTGGGGCGCGGAGCCGCCGCGGTTTCTGGAAGCCTTCGGGCGGCTGTGGCAGGTACAGAGCCGCCTGGGTAGCGGCTCCTCGGCCTCGGTGTATCGTGTGCGCTGCTGCGGCACACCCGGCTCGCCCCCCGGCGCTCTGAAGCAGTTCTTACCGCCGGGCACCACCGGGGCTGCGGCCTCGGCCGCCGAGTACGGTTTCCGCAAAGAGAGGGCGGCGCTGGAGCAGTTGCAGGGTCACAGGAACATCGGTAATAGCCGCTGTCTCCCTTCTCGTCTTGCTCAGGTCCCAGTCCAGGCATGCACCCCCTCTTGCAGCCTGGCGTTCCGTCTTCCGTCTTTCAGGCTGGACAAGTGGGTCTGGCCCTGTCCTTATCACCCGGTCCAGGGCCCTTTCCCGTCCCCCTTTCACTCTGCAATACGGTGGAGTTGGTGGTCTGCTTTGGccgtagtagatgctcaataaattctgTTCTGATTCAGTTCTCGTTGGAGAATGCCGCACCTATTAGCACAGAGAATTATCTTCTCTAGTGAAAAGAGGCATATCTTTACTAGATTGTCATGTCTTGTACGGAAATGTTTTAATCTTTGCACACCAGTGAAAAATGGGAAATATTTCTAGTACTTGTGACGTCAATGCTAATAACCCGTATAGGTGTTACTTGATACATATTTAGTATGGATTTGGGAGAAATGACTCCCAAATTTTACATAGTAGTCCTTATGGAAGTGTGAAAATTATACATAAGCACTTTATACTTTTACCCAGGTAAGACCATGTTTCATGATTCAGATATTCGGAATGTAAAATATGTGATGGTTACTGATGATTGATGTATGAAAACAGTTTTCATTGTTACTATACCAACAGAGAGCTTATAATTAGTAACGGCTTTGGTTAATAAAGAAATGTCTTATTTCCTGGCAAGCATGATCCATATTTAATTTGAAGGTGACCTTTTAAATATTACCATTTGGAGAAGAATTTCTTAACACTAGTGTtgcttttttagtttttattttttttaatttttaagggttGCTAAATGGTGTATATAACCCGGGTATTTAAGATGGAAATTTTTTGCAGACCTAAGGAGTTGTTGAATCTTTACAAGATTAGGTTAAAGTGTCATCTTGAAAGTCTCAATCTCTCCTTTTAATATTTAGATTATAGAGTGCTATTTTGGATCAAGAAACAGTCTTCAGTTTTGATTTTGCATGTTGTGACATTTGCCGTAAGAGTACTTAgtatttggatttttcttttgatCATTTTTGCTTGGCACCCTAAGTGCCTATTCACCCATCCCTGAGTGCTTGGGAAACACAATTTGAATTATTGTGCCATGTTTAATATCTTTGAATAGTAATCCGCTGTTGAAGGTCGTCCCATTTTATTAAAGTAACCCAGTTGCCCAAAAATCTTACTCATGGGAAAACTAAATTACAGTGGCTTGCTTGCTCATCAAAGTTATCCTTATCTAGACTACCCCAAATTTGTATCTACTTTAATGGTCACTTACTTGGAGTCTGGTTTTTAAAGTAttgtaattcttttctttttctagtgacTTTATATGGAGTCTTTACAATCCACTTCTCTCCAAATGTGCCATCACGCTGTCTGTTGCTTGAACTCCTGGATGTCAGTGTTTCGGAATTGCTTTTATATTCCAGTCACCAGGGTTGTTCCATGTGGATGATACAGCATTGTGCCAGAGATGTTCTAGAGGCCCTTGCTTTTCTTCATCATGAGGGTTATGTCCATGCAGACCTCAAACCACGTAATATATTGTGGAGTGCCGAGAATGAATGTTTTAAACTCATTGACTTTGGACTTAGCTTCAAAGAAGGCAATCAGGTAAGACAtactttctctccccaccccctcaatggtctaaacaaaatatttttaaataacagaggTGATTTAGTAGAGACTTAAGAGATATTTCTATGTAAAATACTGTACTGCCTGGGGATGAAGCAAATAAGAATTTCATTGCCATAATCATTAAAAAGGGGTATATGTTTGGGTCAGGTAGGGGGAGCTAGTACAAGAGGGCTGTGGAATTATTAAAAGTACTTTACCTACATagaaggcttttttttctttgagcattTGGTTAATTGCTGAATTACTGTTACTAGTGTCTTCAATGTTGGGACTCTGTCTAATGGCAGAACTCATGTGACAGTTCTGGCAAATGCTCCATTCTCCATGGTTTATCAGCTCTTTGCAGCATGTCCTTATTTATCAGCAGTGTCTGACAGGCAAGAGAATATCTAAAGAAATGAGCAGTTGTATGGAAGGTGTACAGCTTGCCTTTGAGAAGTACCCAGTTAATGAACCAAAGCATTGTGGTAGCCAGGGACTCAAAATTTTGACATTCGGTTTGGCAGTGGCTCATTGCACTTTCAGAGAGGTAAATACACTGGTTGGATGGAAAGTGGGCAGTTTTTGATTGGTTACAATATTTACTCATCTTCTTTAGGATGTAAAGTACATTCAGACAGACGGGTATCGGGCTCCAGAAGCAGAACTGCAGAATTGCTTGGCCCAGGCTGGCCTGCAGAGTGATACAGAATGTACCTCAGCTGTTGATCTGTGGAGCCTAGGAATCATTTTACTGGAAATGTTCTCAGGAATGAAACTGAAACATACAGTCAGATCTCAGGAATGGAAGGTAAACTCTACCACTGTTTTGCTTTGGGGCCCTTAATCCCAATGTAAGTGTACTCAGTTTATAGTGATTCTCTTTGAAGACACTGATTGCTTCATCTCCTCCATATTCCTCTTACTGTATTCATGTTACCTTCAATGCCATTCCTCACTCCCATAGCTACAGATGTGCTAGTGAGCATTGCATGCTCACTGTTTTTAGCTGAGGCCTGGCGTGTCGTAAGTGCTTGAATGAatgcatttccccaaagaagcaACAGTGATTTGCTTAGTAAGGTGGtattatattctaaaatattactAATATAGTACTATTCTATGAGGATTGTTAGAATGGATATTGGTTAttcttttacaaatgaaaacttGGAGGCACAGATATGTAGAGCCACTAGCTCCAGATAGTACAACTGGATGTTATAGACCTGGGCCCCCAATTCTGTCCCTCCTACTCAGAAGTTCAGTGTTCTGTCCACAGTTCCACTCTGCTTCGTGTTTATTTGTATTCTGTATGTGAACTATCCTGAGAAGGTGCTGCTAATAACATTGTTTCTTTGGGAACATGGGTTCTAAGTTCCAAACCTCTGACATAGGAATTAACCTTTCACATATTCATGAGTTAGGAATTAACTACATTATGTTTTCCAACATATTGGGGCTTTAATGTTGTGATGATATCAGTATCCTTTAGGTTAGAGGTTTGATAAACAGTACAATGTTTAGGAATTATTATTGGTTTTGATATTAAACAAGTATTTTTTTGAGCATCTAATGTATAGTGTGTGGCCATTATACCAtacagagttttatttcttttaaacccCTAGTCATCTATACCTGGTGAAGCAGTTCTTGGAATAAATACTTTAATAGCCTAGTGGGTGTACCTAATGTTTACTTTTGGCAAAAAAAGTACTGCCATGTGAGTAAAACCAGTATCATTCTTTATCATTAGTACCCCAAACAGTCCGTTCTTTCTCTAGTGCTAATATAGATAAACGGATCAATTTTCTACATTTAGCTTTGACTAActttgagctctttggactattTCTTCTTGAGCTAGCGCCAATCAGAACTAGATCACATTTGGGCATTTTTTTGGTGAAATTTAGAGGCATGATGTGTACTAAAGCATTCCCCATTATTTGTATCCTAGATATAAGCAtcattattctgtattttatcaCTTTCTATAGAGGCAAAATTGCCGAATATGAACATAGGCTCTGAAGTTAAACCTCTAGGGTTTATATCTTCCCCCACCTCtaagttatttatttaggttTACTAAGCTATGGTTTactttctgtaaaatgaggataacagtgTTGAGGTTAAAAAAGAGATGATACCTAGTTCCTAGCATAGAGTGTGGCCTGTGGTAttaggtgatgatgatgatatcgGGTCTTTTTACTCATGTACTCACTTCCACAGTACTCAGGGAGAAAATGTTATGTTCCACAAGGATTTAAGGTATGAATAATGTGAcagatgaaatttttaaatactgtccTGGTTTCTCTttgatagtttattttatttctgtctgaAAACCAGTTGAAGACTCATCATGAAGACACTGACTCACCTAGCACACATTTACTTTCTCATTTTGCATTAAACTACATTTCTGTGTGGTTGCTTtggtatttgtttctttattcattcatctggtaAGTCTTCATAGAGTGTCAGGTActgagaatggagaaaagatgttCCTCTTCTCGAGAAGTTTTATAATAATGTACCAATCTCCTTCGTTAAGATTGTAAGCTCTCAGAAGAGAGTGTTTTCTGTTGCATTTAATTTACCAAACCGTTCAGTGCTATGTGTCCAGTACTTAGTAAATACAGACTGAATTGAATAACCAAAGGAAgacttttctccatctttttaggCAAACAGTTCTGCTATTATTGATCACATATTTGCCAGTAAAGCAGTGGTGAATGCCGCAATTCCAGCCTATCACCTAAGAGACCTTATCAAAAGGTATGTTACATGTACTTTAAGCTGgcttttttttctgaatggatttatattattatttctggTTTGCTTAATCATGTAGAACTTTTCCGTCCTTAGAATCAAAACTCTTTAGATATTCTGTACAGTCTAGCTTCTAATAAGAAAGCAATCAAGTtgttttactaaatttattttcaaaggagTGTTCTTTTTTCCTGGTGAGTACCAGGTATTAGGCTCTTCCTAGCAGTTATTCAGTGGAAGATAGATGATGGATCACTGTACCTTGGGCCTTTCGTAGCTCTGACAGTTCTATGTATGATAGAGAATAGGTGTTTATTAACTAAAGACTAAGTTTACTTTGGACTACCAAATAAAAGTTTCAAGTaaagtaattatatattatactttAAATAATTACCATTGAAAACTCTGGGGACAGATacagtgttttttatttaatttttaaattgttttttaaaataaaaataattcctgcctttaaaaatgtagtgacataaaatagactttcttTGAATTGACAAAACATGATTTCTGACAAATGGTTTAATTAAAAGGATGTGTAACCCTATTCTTAAATTTTCTCCAGACTAGCTTTTAAAGCTTCATTAAAACTGCTCATTAGTCCATGCTTCTACCCAGGAATGTCTGTTTCTCAGAGTAAACCTACGGCCATTCAGATTTGGTGGCAAGTTAGTCATGCCCTTATGATAGTCGTTGTCAAACGTATTTGAGAAAGCTGGTCCACGTGACTCCTGGGCCAGGTGTTGCTCTGCAGGGTGTTCTGATTAGCGTCAGTTATTGTAAGTGAAGGTGTCTGTTTTTATCTGGCATGATTGATTGTTTTATAAATCTTGGTGTCTAAGGAAATGACACTGCGGTTTTTGATCAGAGATAATTAAGTTACACGTGTATATAATGAAATGAGTCAGGCAGTCATGGAGCTTTTTGCTTAAAGTATACAGATGTAGTGTTTTACCCTAGTGGTAACATCTTATGAAACTAGTACAATATCGAAATCAGGAAATTGACATTACAGTCCATGGAACTCACATCtcaccagttttttgttttg belongs to Pseudorca crassidens isolate mPseCra1 chromosome 2, mPseCra1.hap1, whole genome shotgun sequence and includes:
- the UHMK1 gene encoding serine/threonine-protein kinase Kist; this encodes MAGSGCAWGAEPPRFLEAFGRLWQVQSRLGSGSSASVYRVRCCGTPGSPPGALKQFLPPGTTGAAASAAEYGFRKERAALEQLQGHRNIVTLYGVFTIHFSPNVPSRCLLLELLDVSVSELLLYSSHQGCSMWMIQHCARDVLEALAFLHHEGYVHADLKPRNILWSAENECFKLIDFGLSFKEGNQDVKYIQTDGYRAPEAELQNCLAQAGLQSDTECTSAVDLWSLGIILLEMFSGMKLKHTVRSQEWKANSSAIIDHIFASKAVVNAAIPAYHLRDLIKSMLHDDPSRRIPAEMALCSPFFSIPFAPHIEDLVMLPTPVLRLLNVLDDDYLENEEEYEDVVEDVKEECQKYGPVVSLLVPKENPGRGQVFVEYANAGDSKAAQKLLTGRMFDGKFVVATFYPLSAYKRGYLYQTLL